A region from the Algoriphagus machipongonensis genome encodes:
- a CDS encoding RagB/SusD family nutrient uptake outer membrane protein, translating to MKKFTIKNIKMGLVALAVAGFTSACDVTELTPANLIPDSEAFTTAARVESAVLGVYESAQRGFYGGAVQRGYPFGAANVEQGDMRGEDMYNDQLFYEITYVGSYSPNSANNSGMWISLYRMINRLNIILDNLDESVANGVLTSEQGNEYKGEMLFLRALAHHELLVHFARPYSDDPSSMGIPYRTFGIDDVTKVPEGEAVGRTTVAEDYTQLLADLDAAEGFLPEGGTFRANKGAVIALKSRIKLHMGDWAGVLTEYNKLTSKYEVTANPATPFRGGASTDNIFSFVNSAEANPGVNGALPSMYGNPDLGARGLVKISPIIWTSDFWNKDDLRRTTMTTSSATGVFTDKYQDATTYTDPNVILRFAEVVLNAAEANARTGKLDVAVTLLNTVRSRALPASVPAYTVAGLGNEDGVLTAIWNERRIEFLAEGRRWPDIHRLSGEGKMAGVPLKATSRSITSIDFYTGAAPIPTDHAIPYTSNLFVWPIPLAELQTNNTAPIEQNPGY from the coding sequence ATGAAAAAATTCACAATAAAAAATATCAAAATGGGCCTGGTAGCCCTTGCTGTAGCAGGATTTACCAGTGCTTGTGATGTAACAGAATTGACTCCAGCTAACTTGATTCCTGACTCTGAAGCGTTTACTACCGCTGCGAGAGTAGAGTCAGCAGTTCTTGGGGTTTATGAATCTGCACAAAGAGGATTCTACGGAGGCGCTGTACAAAGGGGGTATCCTTTTGGTGCTGCCAACGTGGAGCAAGGGGATATGCGAGGTGAAGATATGTACAACGATCAGTTGTTCTATGAAATTACTTATGTAGGCTCTTATAGCCCTAACTCTGCTAACAACTCAGGAATGTGGATCTCTCTTTATAGAATGATCAACCGCTTAAATATCATTTTGGACAACTTGGATGAGTCTGTTGCAAATGGTGTTTTGACTTCTGAGCAGGGTAACGAATACAAAGGAGAAATGCTTTTCTTAAGAGCTTTGGCTCACCATGAACTATTGGTTCACTTTGCTAGACCTTACTCTGATGATCCTTCTTCTATGGGTATTCCTTATAGAACATTCGGTATCGATGATGTGACGAAAGTTCCTGAAGGAGAAGCTGTAGGTAGAACTACTGTTGCAGAAGATTACACTCAATTATTAGCTGATTTGGATGCTGCTGAAGGATTCTTGCCAGAAGGTGGAACCTTCAGAGCTAATAAAGGTGCTGTGATTGCCTTGAAATCAAGAATAAAATTACATATGGGTGATTGGGCAGGTGTATTGACAGAATACAACAAACTTACTTCTAAGTATGAGGTGACTGCAAATCCTGCAACTCCATTTAGAGGTGGCGCGAGTACTGATAACATCTTCTCTTTTGTCAATTCTGCAGAAGCAAACCCAGGTGTTAACGGAGCTTTACCTTCTATGTATGGTAACCCTGATTTGGGAGCAAGAGGTTTGGTGAAAATCAGCCCTATCATCTGGACTTCTGATTTCTGGAATAAGGATGATTTGAGAAGAACTACCATGACGACAAGCAGTGCTACTGGTGTCTTCACAGATAAATATCAAGATGCTACCACTTACACAGATCCTAACGTCATCTTAAGATTTGCTGAAGTAGTATTAAATGCTGCAGAAGCAAATGCAAGAACGGGTAAATTAGATGTAGCTGTAACGCTATTGAACACTGTAAGAAGCCGAGCTTTGCCTGCATCTGTTCCTGCATATACAGTTGCTGGTTTAGGTAATGAAGATGGTGTTTTAACTGCAATCTGGAACGAAAGAAGAATTGAATTCTTGGCAGAAGGTAGAAGATGGCCAGATATCCACAGATTATCCGGTGAGGGTAAAATGGCTGGTGTTCCTTTGAAGGCTACATCTAGATCTATTACCAGCATTGATTTCTATACGGGTGCAGCGCCGATCCCTACTGATCACGCGATTCCTTATACAAGTAACCTATTTGTATGGCCAATTCCATTGGCTGA